From Coffea arabica cultivar ET-39 chromosome 10e, Coffea Arabica ET-39 HiFi, whole genome shotgun sequence, one genomic window encodes:
- the LOC113711038 gene encoding cyclin-D5-1-like, which translates to MQNSQDAFSSPSSLLCREESENVLNDGGGTIGDYISNAGKEEEEEDDDDDAEYVEMLLREEISGNGPVLQEQECAYISNWIKEARLDAIQYILSTNASFGFKIQTAFLAVTYLDKFLSRRLIEGEKYWAIRLLAIACLSLAAKMEECRVPLLSEFPGEDYNFEGKVIRRMEILILDTLEWRMAIATPYTFTPYFVSKLCKNNQLRDAVSRVIEIIPVAIRNANLIHDRPSTIAAAATLWMLDQRLSRESLELKINALSSSGFLKIEDIISFYNQMKELDTSSSIRSPPLTPIQLRRTSNDVLENSSIASSGLSAKRKSLTFTDEGDQNVKMPDSKRQG; encoded by the exons ATGCAAAATTCTCAGGATGCATTTTCATCTCCTTCAAGTCTACTATGCCGAGAAGAAAGTGAGAATGTCTTAAATGATGGTGGTGGTACAATTGGTGATTACATATCAAATGCggggaaagaagaagaagaagaagatgatgatgatgatgctgaGTACGTAGAGATGTTGCTCCGAGAAGAGATTAGCGGCAATGGACCTGTACTTCAAGAACAAGAATGCGCATACATTAGTAATTGGATTAAAGAAGCTCGTTTGGATGCCATCCAATATATTCTGAGT ACCAATGCATCATTTGGATTTAAAATCCAAACAGCTTTCTTGGCAGTCACATATCTTGACAAATTTCTTTCAAGAAGGCTTATTGAG GGCGAGAAATATTGGGCAATACGTCTGCTAGCAATTGCTTGTTTGTCATTGGCCGCAAAAATGGAAGAATGCAGAGTACCCCTATTATCAGAATTTCCAGGGGAGGATTACAATTTTGAAGGCAAAGTGATAAGGAGAATGGAGATTTTAATATTAGATACATTGGAGTGGAGAATGGCAATAGCTACTCCTTACACCTTCACCCCTTATTTCGTATCAAAACTTTGCAAGAACAACCAATTGAGAGACGCGGTTTCCAGAGTAATTGAGATCATCCCTGTTGCAATAAGAA ATGCCAATCTAATCCATGATAGACCGTCTACaatagcagcagcagcaacattGTGGATGTTGGACCAAAGATTATCAAGAGAGTCTTTGGAGCTTAAGATCAACGCCTTATCCTCCAGTGGTTTTCTAAAAATT GAAGATATAATATCGTTTTATAATCAAATGAAGGAACTAGACACGTCCAGCAGCATAAGATCTCCTCCATTAACACCAATTCAGTTGCGAAGAACGTCGAATGATGTTTTGGAGAACTCTTCCATTGCTAGCTCTGGCCTTAGTGCTAAAAGAAAGAGCCTTACTTTCACTGATGAGGGTGATCAAAACGTTAAAATGCCTGATAGTAAACGACAAGGCTAG
- the LOC113711037 gene encoding calcium-transporting ATPase 1 has protein sequence MESYLKENFGEVKAKNSSEEALQRWRKLCWLVKNRKRRFRFTANLSKRCEVRAIQRSNQEKLRIAVLVSQAALSFIQGISYTIPEEVKAAGFQVCADELGSIVEGRNLRKLKVHEGVEGIVRKLRTSVPDGISTSDDLVDRRKQIYGINKFTEIPQKGFWIFVWEALQDTTLMILAVCALISLIVGIATEGWPKGAHDGLGIVASILLVVFVTATSDYKQSLQFKDLDKEKKKITVHVTRNGYRQKISIYDLLPGDIVHLSIGDQVPADGLFLSGYSLLIDESSLTGESEPINVTAENPFLLSGTKVQDGSCKMLVTTVGMRTQWGKLMATLSEGGDDETPLQVKLNGVATVIGKIGLFFAVITFSVLVQGLLSRKLREGSRWSWAGDDAVEMLEYFAIAVTIVVVAVPEGLPLAVTLSLAFAMKKMMNDKALVRHLAACETMGSATTICSDKTGTLTTNHMTVVKTCICGTVFSSLEPSNICSGIPDSVVQILLQSIFFNTGGDVVKCEGGKIEILGTPTETALLEFGLSLGGNFQAERQASKLVKVEPFNSVKKRMGVVLELQEGDFRAHCKGASEIILAACDKVLNKEGEIVPLDEASISHLKDTIEQFASEALRTLCLAYKEIGSEVSAENPIPFEGYTCIGIIGIKDPVRPGVKESVATCRSAGITVRMVTGDNINTAKAIARECGILTDEGIAIEGPDFRLKSEEELQEIIPKLQVMARSSPMDKHTLVRHLRTTFQDVVAVTGDGTNDAPALHEADIGLAMGISGTEVAKESADVIILDDNFSTIVTVAKWGRSVYVNIQKFVQFQLTVNVVALIVNFSSACLTGNAPLTAVQLLWVNMIMDTLGALALATEPPNGDLMKRPPVGRKGNFISNVMWRNILGQSIYQFVIIWYLQTSGKSVFHLDGSDSDLILNTLIFNSFVFCQVFNEISSREMENINVFKGILKNYVFVAVISCTVLFQIIIVEFLGTFANTSPLTWQQWFASVCLGFLGMPIAAAIKMIPVGSN, from the exons ATGGAGAGCTACTTGAAGGAGAACTTCGGAGAAGTGAAGGCGAAGAACTCATCGGAAGAAGCGCTGCAGAGATGGAGGAAGTTGTGCTGGCTCGTCAAAAATCGCAAACGAAGGTTTCGATTCACGGCTAATCTGTCCAAACGCTGCGAAGTTCGTGCTATCCAACGCTCCAATCag GAGAAGCTTAGAATTGCAGTGCTGGTTTCTCAAGCTGCTCTTAGTTTCATTCAAG GCATCAGTTACACCATACCCGAGGAAGTCAAAGCGGCAGGGTTCCAAGTATGCGCTGATGAGTTAGGATCCATTGTTGAAGGCCGTAATTTGAGGAAGTTGAAGGTTCATGAAGGGGTTGAAGGTATTGTGAGGAAACTCCGTACATCAGTGCCTGATGGGATCAGCACTTCTGATGATTTAGTTGATAGGAGAAAACAAATTTATGGAATTAATAAATTTACTGAAATCCCACAGAAGGGTTTCTGGATTTTTGTTTGGGAAGCTCTTCAGGATACAACACTTATGATTCTTGCTGTATGTGCGCTTATCTCTTTGATTGTTGGGATAGCTACAGAGGGCTGGCCAAAGGGTGCACATGATGGACTTGGAATTGTTGCCAGTATCCTGCTAGTAGTTTTCGTGACAGCAACTAGTGATTATAAACAGTCGTTACAATTTAAGGATTTggataaggaaaagaaaaagataactgTTCATGTTACTAGAAATGGATACAGGCAGAAGATTTCGATATATGATTTACTTCCCGGTGATATTGTTCACCTATCTATAGGTGATCAGGTCCCAGCAGATGGACTGTTTCTTTCAGGATACTCTTTGTTGATAGACGAATCGAGCCTAACAGGAGAGAGTGAACCAATTAATGTTACTGCTGAAAATCCTTTTCTCCTCTCTGGAACTAAGGTGCAAGATGGATCCTGCAAAATGCTTGTTACTACTGTCGGAATGAGAACTCAGTGGGGTAAATTGATGGCCACCCTCAGTGAAGGAGGAGATGATGAGACACCACTGCAAGTGAAGTTGAATGGAGTAGCAACCGTTATTGGAAAAATAGGATTATTTTTTGCTGTTATCACGTTTTCTGTCCTGGTGCAAGGACTGTTAAGCCGCAAATTAAGAGAAGGGTCACGCTGGAGCTGGGCTGGGGATGATGCCGTGGAAATGCTTGAATATTTTGCTATTGCAGTTACAATTGTTGTGGTTGCTGTTCCTGAGGGTTTACCTTTAGCTGTCACACTAAGCCTAGCATTtgccatgaagaagatgatgaatgaTAAAGCACTAGTTCGTCATTTGGCTGCTTGTGAGACTATGGGATCTGCCACAACTATTTGTAGTGACAAGACTGGTACGCTAACTACTAACCATATGACTGTTGTAAAAACTTGCATTTGCGGTACAGTTTTTAGCTCTCTGGAGCCTTCAAATATCTGCTCTGGAATTCCTGATTCTGTTGTCCAAATTCTGCTTCAATCTATCTTTTTCAATACTGGAGGAGATGTAGTAAAGTGTGAAGGGGGAAAAATAGAAATATTGGGAACACCCACTGAAACTGCGCTCTTGGAATTCGGTCTTTCACTTGGTGGGAATTTTCAGGCTGAGAGACAAGCATCTAAACTTGTGAAAGTTGAACCATTTAACTCTGTGAAGAAGCGTATGGGCGTGGTATTGGAGCTTCAGGAAGGAGATTTCAGGGCACACTGTAAAGGTGCATCTGAAATAATATTGGCTGCATGTGACAAGGTCCTGAACAAAGAAGGAGAGATTGTTCCCCTAGATGAAGCATCCATTAGTCATCTCAAAGATACAATTGAACAATTTGCTTCTGAGGCTCTTCGAACCTTATGCCTTGCTTACAAGGAAATTGGAAGTGAAGTTTCGGCTGAAAACCCAATCCCTTTTGAGGGCTATACTTGTATAGGGATTATAGGTATTAAAGATCCTGTACGTCCTGGTGTTAAGGAGTCTGTTGCAACTTGTAGGTCAGCTGGGATTACTGTGCGGATGGTCACAGGCGACAACATAAATACTGCCAAGGCAATTGCTAGAGAGTGTGGGATTTTGACTGACGAGGGCATAGCAATTGAAGGCCCTGACTTTCGATTGAAGAGTGAGGAAGAGTTGCAAGAAATCATCCCTAAATTACAG GTCATGGCTCGTTCTTCACCAATGGATAAGCACACCCTTGTGAGACATTTGCGCACCACATTTCAAGATGTTGTTGCTGTGACTGGAGATGGTACAAATGATGCTCCTGCACTTCATGAAGCAGATATAGGGCTTGCAATGGGCATATCTGGAACTGAG GTAGCTAAAGAGAGCGCTGATGTCATCATTCTCGATGATAATTTCTCCACAATTGTGACTGTTGCCAAATGGGGACGTTCGGTTTACGTAAACATTCAGAAGTTTGTGCAGTTTCAGTTGACTGTAAATGTGGTTGCCCTAATTGTCAACTTTTCTTCAGCCTGTTTGACAG GCAATGCTCCTCTCACAGCTGTCCAGCTTCTATGGGTCAACATGATCATGGATACACTAGGAGCACTTGCTCTAGCCACAGAGCCTCCAAATGGTGACTTGATGAAGCGACCTCCCGTAGGAAGGAAAGGAAACTTTATTAGCAATGTCATGTGGAGGAATATCTTGGGGCAATCAATATATCAGTTCGTGATCATATGGTATCTTCAGACATCAGGGAAATCAGTTTTCCATCTTGATGGCTCTGATTCTGATTTGATTCTGAATACCCTCATATTCAACTCATTTGTCTTTTGCCAG GTTTTCAATGAGATTAGCTCCAGAGAAATGGAGAACATAAATGTCTTCAAAGGCATACTGAAGAACTATGTTTTTGTAGCTGTGATCAGCTGCACGGTCCTCTTCCAAATTATAATTGTTGAATTTCTTGGTACTTTTGCAAACACTTCCCCTCTTACTTGGCAGCAGTGGTTTGCAAGTGTGTGCTTGGGATTTCTTGGAATGCCAATAGCCGCTGCTATAAAGATGATCCCTGTTGGATCAAATTGA
- the LOC113713001 gene encoding probable strigolactone esterase DAD2 — MVPSLLEALNVQVVGSGEKILVLAHGFGTDQSAWQRILPFFLPNYRVILYDLVCAGSVNPDYFDFRRYTTLDAYVDDLLHILDALRVDRCAYVGHSVSAMIGILASIRRPELFSKLILIGASPRFLNDNDYHGGFELGEIEKLFSAMEANYEAWVNGFAPLAVGADVPAAVREFSRTLFNMRPDITLFVSRQVFNSDLRGVLGFVKVPCSIIQTAKDCSVPTSVATYLKNHLGGRSTVHMLNLEGHLPHLSAPALLAQELLRALPRC, encoded by the exons ATGGTTCCCAGCCTCCTGGAGGCTTTGAACGTGCAAGTTGTGGGCTCTGGCGAAAAAATCCTGGTCTTAGCCCATGGCTTCGGCACTGATCAGTCTGCCTGGCAGCGAATTCTGCCCTTCTTCTTGCCGAACTACAGGGTCATCCTCTATGACCTCGTCTGTGCTGGCAGCGTCAATCCTGATTACTTCGATTTCCGGCGTTACACCACTCTGGATGCCTACGTCGATGACCTCCTCCATATCCTCGATGCTCTTCGCGTCGATCGATGCGCTTATGTTGGCCACTCTGTCTCCGCCATGATCGGGATTCTAGCCTCCATTCGCCGCCCTGAACTGTTCTCTAAGCTCATCCTGATAGGTGCATCACCTAG GTTCTTGAACGACAATGACTATCATGGTGGATTTGAGCTAGGAGAAATTGAGAAATTGTTTTCGGCAATGGAGGCCAATTACGAGGCATGGGTCAACGGCTTCGCTCCACTAGCGGTGGGGGCCGATGTGCCGGCGGCTGTTCGAGAATTCAGTCGGACCTTGTTCAACATGAGGCCCGATATAACATTATTTGTGTCACGCCAAGTTTTTAACAGCGACTTAAGGGGAGTGCTAGGTTTTGTAAAAGTGCCCTGTAGCATAATTCAGACTGCTAAAGATTGTTCAGTGCCAACATCGGTGGCGACTTATTTGAAGAATCACCTTGGCGGGCGGAGCACGGTGCACATGCTGAACTTAGAGGGCCACCTTCCCCACCTGAGTGCACCGGCTTTGTTGGCTCAGGAGCTCCTGCGAGCTCTGCCCCGGTGCTAA